The genomic window acacaaatacagttCGTTGCAGAAATTTACAATGTGCAACACCATAATCCCAATGAAAAGTTGGATGGGAACAATGAGGCAAACCACACGAAAGAAAAGCTGATTTTGAACCAAAAAGCTGGCTTCTCACTCAGGGTCCTCCAGCTTTGAGGATTTCTAGTCACGCTGCTTTAAACCGCTTCCGCTAGGAGAAATCCTAAAGAAACGGCCCTTTCGTCTATATAATCGTAAACACGAGTTTTTAACCAGCTACTTTGCAAAGATCTGGCTGTGAAACAGAAGCTGAGCGAGGAATCCATTAGGTGAGAGAGGCAGGCTCAGATTACTCCAGTTTAGAGTTAAGCCCCCAGAGGCCCCTGAGCTCGGGATTGCTCCTTGACTGGCGCAGCTAGGCGGGACCGCTGCACAGCGGCATCTACAATGGCATTGCGGGTGACACCCTCTCTGTGTTATATTCAGGGTAGCTCAACACCACCGCAGCCACCACCTCTAGGTCTACATCTGCAATAGCCCTATTGGCTGTGCGTGTAGTCACCTTCCCTGAAAACCCGGGCACCCGGGAGACTGTCGGGAGCCCTGTCATTAACTCgttgtgtgaccttgggaagTATTCAACGTCTATAGGATGATTTGGTGGGAAAATCTGGGGTCAGAGTCTAGGTCCTTGGAACCATGCTAGTGGACATGTGGGCACACCTTCTGTTGTTTTGCCTCTCTTCTCAACCGCACCCTGACCTGGCTTCAGTCTGGGCACACTGGCAATGCAGGCGGAATGGCCTTTGTTCTGGTTGCTTCTCGCTGTACATTAGAATTGGGTTTAAAGCCCGTCCTACACCCCCCTCCCCCTGCGGAAAGGAGAGGCGATGACAGCTTGCGGATGGTTCTAGCAGGCCCTCCCTCGCTCAACAGCTGCGAGCTCTACCCTATAGCGAGACCCTGAGTCACTTGGGCCTCTCTCCCCAGAGAATGAAAAGGGTCACATCACCTCCTAAACCACCTCCAACCTGGGGTAGCAGGGAACAGGCTCCATACTCTCTTCGTTCCTCCCTCAGAAGAACGCAGGTTTATCTCACACACTCGCCCAGATAGTAACAAAGGAATCATTTTCTTCCTCGAATACCTAGAAAATGCGGGTTTAAGGGAGTGTGGGTGCACCGCGTCTGCGCACGCGCCGATGTCAGTGTGCCAGGGTCTGCGGTGGTCCCTGGCTAGCTCACGGTGCTGCAGTTTTTAGGCGTGTCCCCACTCTTCATCCGCAGCATCAAGGCTGGGACCTCGTGGTCGCTGCAAAGGAAGATAAGAATGCTCTAGGCAATGACGGTTCTCGGATCCAACCCCCTTTCCTTACAACAGAGGAACCTAACGCTGGGAAGGACAGCGCCTGGCTGGTTTTTAAATACTCAGTTGTGGAACACATCCCACGCTTTTGTGAACTCTTTGTTTCCCCGACAGGCCCGCCCCCAGAACTCCACCCTCGGTCTGCCGGCAGCACAGTTCAGTCAGCTCGGCCTGCCACACCCACTCCATCACTTGGGAGGAACAAAAGCCAATCACAGGGTGGAAGGAGTCGTTGGTGTGAGGCTGAGCGCTGTATATTCTTGGAGTGGGTCAAGCAAGGCTGGGCTCAGAGATCCTTCTTTACCCCTGAACGCTGCTACTGCAGCGAAGGAATAGAGTCGACAAAGACAAAGGCAAGGACAGCTGATGTTATGGGCGGAGAAGAACGCGCTCTGATGCCCTATAGTGTCCCAAGTCAGAATCTTTGGACCTTTGTTTTACCAATTACACTGGACTTCCTGGGATCACCTGTCTTTTCCTAAAATTCTATGTAATTGGCGTATGCGTTTGGATAGTCGTTGACCTCCAGGAATGAGGAAAGAGGCAGTACTTTCGACAGGTGCATTAGCTAGGCAAAGCCTGCCCAGTGTTAGAAGAGGTATTGCTCGGGTGATGCCAAGTAGTTAGTTTAAATCCTGTGCGCACTCTCAACACCGGACTGCACCTGCTGGAATTGCCATCTCTTCCCTACCCATTACCAACCCTCTCTCAATCCTTAGTCTATGGTACTAATTACCCCGCTTCACCACTCTCCGGCCGAATTCACGTTCCCAGTTCTCAGTTCCCCCAACTCAGTTTCCCCCCTTCTCAAGTCCAAGACAATGATCACGCCCCAGCTTCTCCCAGGAACCCCCACCCCTCGCAAGGTCTTCACACCCGCGCTGATTGGCCACAAGCCCATAGTCCAGCCCCCTGGACCGTCCCTGGGGCTCAGAGCATTACGTCAACTCGGCCTGGAGAGCGCCAGCGAGAACGGGACTGGGGGGCTTTGGCTGGGGGGCGCGGTCTGTTTGGTCCGCCCCACCCTCCCTGCATAAAAGACCGAACCCACCCAGCCTTCGCCCTCAGCCCGTCGTTCCGGAGTAAGTTTCAGGTGGCCCTGCAGTGGGTGTGGAAGGGGAGGACCATCAGACCCACTGACACACATCCAAGACAGCAAGAAGCTTAAGAGGCACCATGCGAGAGATCGTGCACATCCAGGCGGGCCAGTGCGGCAACCAGATCGGTGCTAAGGTGGGCTCGCTGTttagggggtgggggaagaacgGCAGCACAGCTCTCCTCGGGATACTCGGGCACCAGAGAGCGAGGTGGTCCTAGGTGAACCCAGGTCTCGCCAAGGGCGTACTTGACTTGCTTTGTGCAATCGAATGGGGCGTAGGCTCAGAGGCGACCTTAAAGCTTGGGGATCTCATTCGATTTTCCCGGAATTGTTCGGAATTTGGGctgccccttcttccttttctctccctgatCACCACGCGTGCCTGAAGAAGGAGCGGGTGTGTCGGTGGGCGCGCCAGTCTTTGGGAGGGGCCGGGACGCAAGGAGAATTGATTTTACTCGCTTGAACACCAAGCGAgctgcgggggaggggaggagagcgATTGTCTGGTTAGACGtgctttgaatttaaaatatcCTCCTACAGTTCCCTGGCCTCACTCTCCCCGCCTGCCCCCTTTCCGCTCCTGGAGTCCCAGCGCGTTTGTCTCGGGCCGCCAGTGGCGGCTGTGACCCGCAATCCCAGGCTGGGGCTGGTTtttttcacccccacccccatccctaccTCCTGCCGAGAGCAGCTGTTCGCCTGAGAAACCGCCCAGTTTCAACTTTCTGATCTTGTACAATGTAAGCCCTAAGGCTGTGCCCGGGTCACGCCACTCATTAAAGCTTCTGCAATGTCGGGTTATTAAAACTGGGTGGGGGCTTCTCATTGCGATTCGGGGTGGGGTCGTGCATAGCTAAATGCAGACTTTTTATGTCTCAGTTTTGGGAGGTCATCAGTGATGAGCATGGTATCGACCCCACTGGCAGTTACCATGGAGACAGTGATTTGCAACTGGAAAGAATCAATGTCTACTACAATGAAGCCACTGGTAATTATTTTTAACACCCCACGTTCAATTTTGGCACCCCTCTGTCCTGCTCTTACGTGGCCCTAGAAGATGTCCACTTTAGGATGGCCACTCTTGGGTGGGGTAGCCTCTTCCATGCCAACCAAATCCTTTGAAAGACTTTCTTTGTTTGGGGGTAGCACCAATCAGGAAAGAGGTGGTACCAAGCCCTTCTCCGCAGAGATTACTGCCTGAAGGACTAAACCAGCTCTTGTTTCCCTGCAGGTAATAAATATGTACCTAGGGCCATCCTGGTGGACCTAGAGCCGGGCACAATGGACTCAGTCAGGTCTGGACCATTTGGGCAGATTTTCAGGCCAGACAACTTCGTGTTCGGTGAGTATGTAGAAGACAGAAGGGCACAAGGTGCCAATTATAACTGGCATAAGGGGTGGAGAGCTGTGATTGACAGATTGAGAGCATAAATAGCATCCAGGTGTGTGCTGGCTAAGCCTCAGTTTAGGCTTAGAGACAAATAGTTCATTGTTTAATATTTGTTGGTCATTTGGTGATAACTTGAAATAACTATATCTGACGggtgatttaaaaaagaagaatttacCCAATCATGGTTGACTGACTTAAACCTCTTTTGCTCTGACAGGCCAGAGTGGTGCAGGAAATAACTGGGCAAAGGGCCACTACACAGAGGGTGCTGAGCTGGTGGACTCCGTCCTGGATGTAGTGAGGAAGGAGTCTGAAAGCTGTGACTGTCTCCAGGGCTTCCAGCTGACCCACTCACTGGGGGGAGGCACAGGCTCAGGCATGGGGACCCTGCTCATCAGCAAGATCCGAGAGGAGTACCCAGACCGCATCATGAACACCTTCAGCGTCATGCCCTCACCCAAGGTCTCTGACACTGTGGTGGAGCCCTACAATGCCACGCTCTCCGTGCACCAGCTGGTGGAGAACACAGATGAAACCTACTGCATCGACAACGAGGCCCTGTATGACATCTGCTTCCGCACCCTCAAGCTGACCACACCCACATATGGCGACCTCAACCACCTGGTATCAGCCACCATGAGCGGGGTGACCACCTGCCTGCGCTTCCCAGGCCAGCTGAATGCAGATCTGCGCAAGCTGGCTGTGAACATGGTGCCCTTCCCACGCCTGCACTTCTTCATGCCAGGCTTCGCACCCCTGACCAGCAGGGGCAGCCAGCAGTACCGGGCCCTGACAGTGCCTGAGCTCACTCAGCAGATGTTCGACTCCAAGAATATGATGGCCGCCTGTGACCCGCGCCATGGGCGCTACCTGACCGTGGCTGCCATCTTCCGGGGCCGCATGTCCAT from Microtus pennsylvanicus isolate mMicPen1 chromosome 4, mMicPen1.hap1, whole genome shotgun sequence includes these protein-coding regions:
- the Tubb2a gene encoding tubulin beta-2A chain isoform X2; this encodes MREIVHIQAGQCGNQIGAKFWEVISDEHGIDPTGSYHGDSDLQLERINVYYNEATGNKYVPRAILVDLEPGTMDSVRSGPFGQIFRPDNFVFGQSGAGNNWAKGHYTEGAELVDSVLDVVRKESESCDCLQGFQLTHSLGGGTGSGMGTLLISKIREEYPDRIMNTFSVMPSPKVSDTVVEPYNATLSVHQLVENTDETYCIDNEALYDICFRTLKLTTPTYGDLNHLVSATMSGVTTCLRFPGQLNADLRKLAVNMVPFPRLHFFMPGFAPLTSRGSQQYRALTVPELTQQMFDSKNMMAACDPRHGRYLTVAAIFRGRMSMKEVDEQMLNVQNKNSSYFVEWIPNNVKTAVCDIPPRGLKMSATFIGNSTAIQELFKRISEQFTAMFRRKAFLHWYTGEGMDEMEFTEAESNMNDLVSEYQQYQDATADEQGEFEEEEGEDEA
- the Tubb2a gene encoding tubulin beta-2A chain isoform X4, whose translation is MDSVRSGPFGQIFRPDNFVFGQSGAGNNWAKGHYTEGAELVDSVLDVVRKESESCDCLQGFQLTHSLGGGTGSGMGTLLISKIREEYPDRIMNTFSVMPSPKVSDTVVEPYNATLSVHQLVENTDETYCIDNEALYDICFRTLKLTTPTYGDLNHLVSATMSGVTTCLRFPGQLNADLRKLAVNMVPFPRLHFFMPGFAPLTSRGSQQYRALTVPELTQQMFDSKNMMAACDPRHGRYLTVAAIFRGRMSMKEVDEQMLNVQNKNSSYFVEWIPNNVKTAVCDIPPRGLKMSATFIGNSTAIQELFKRISEQFTAMFRRKAFLHWYTGEGMDEMEFTEAESNMNDLVSEYQQYQDATADEQGEFEEEEGEDEA